One Gymnogyps californianus isolate 813 unplaced genomic scaffold, ASM1813914v2 HiC_scaffold_35, whole genome shotgun sequence DNA window includes the following coding sequences:
- the LOC127028592 gene encoding regulator of G-protein signaling 7-binding protein-like: KEPCAPPKILDTKVEESSEVPILEDTSSSPTDIQQHLWQVSTDIENTERDMKEMKNLLSKLRETMPLPLKNQDDSSLLNLTPYPLVRRRKQRFFGLCCLVSS, from the exons gaaaagagccTTGTGCCCCACCCAAGATCCTAGATACTAAAGTGGAGGAGAGTTCCGAAGTACCTATTTTAGAAGACACGTCATCATCACCAACAGATATTCAACAGCATTTATGGCAGGTTTCTACAGAtattgaaaacactgaaag AgatatgaaagaaatgaaaaaccttTTAAGTAAACTCAGGGAGACTATGCCTTTACCACTGAAAAATCAAG ATGATAGCAGCCTCCTAAACTTGACTCCTTACCCATTAGTAAGAAGACGGAAGCAAAGATTCTTTGGACTGTGTTGTCTTGTCTCAAGTTAG